Proteins from a single region of Hordeum vulgare subsp. vulgare chromosome 6H, MorexV3_pseudomolecules_assembly, whole genome shotgun sequence:
- the LOC123402046 gene encoding myb family transcription factor IPN2 isoform X2, with amino-acid sequence MFSSKKATSSSAGAVVAVQGERGGAPMCVQGDSGLVLTTDPKPRLRWTVELHERFVDAVAQLGGPDKATPKTIMRVMGVKGLTLYHLKSHLQKFRLGKQPHKDFNDHAVKDAAAAMEMHRNAASSSGILGRNMNDRNVHMNEAIRMQMEVQRRLHEQLEVQKHLQMRIEAQGKYMQSILEKAYQTLATGDVAASPTAGYKSLGSHAGVLDVCSIKDIGPASMGFPSLQDLHLYGGGHLDLQQQQPMESFFACSDGGGIGSLGKKRSSQYAGGKSPMMWGDDDDGDEDDKGDQLLQMAPPMMDDMDSIAGVYEAKPMMTMSGDSTGSRGFDGGMGSKLERPSPRRPHMGAQRMGSPSVIYG; translated from the exons ATGTTCTCTTCCAAGAAGGCCACTAGCAGCAGCGCTGGCGCGGTGGTGGCGGTGCAGGGCGAGAGGGGCGGGGCGCCCATGTGCGTGCAGGGCGACTCGGGCCTCGTCCTCACCACCGATCCCAAACCACGCCTCCGGTGGACGGTGGAGCTCCATGAGCGCTTCGTCGACGCCGTCGCCCAGCTCGGCGGCCCCGACA AGGCGACGCCGAAGACTATCATGAGGGTCATGGGGGTCAAGGGGCTCACTCTCTACCACCTCAAGAGCCACCTTCAG aaattcAGGCTGGGAAAGCAGCCACACAAGGACTTCAACGATCATGCGGTCAAGGATG CTGCCGCAGCAATGGAGATGCATAGAAACGCGGCCTCTTCTTCAGGCATACTGGGGAGAAACATGAACGA CCGCAACGTGCACATGAACGAGGCCATCAGGATGCAAATGGAGGTTCAAAGGAGGCTACATGAGCAACTAGAG GTGCAGAAGCACCTCCAAATGAGGATTGAAGCCCAGGGAAAGTACATGCAGTCCATCCTGGAGAAAGCATACCAGACGCTTGCCACCGGGGACGTCGCGGCGAGCCCTACTGCCGGGTACAAATCCCTAGGCAGCCACGCCGGCGTCCTCGACGTGTGCTCCATAAAGGACATTGGCCCGGCTTCCATGGGCTTCCCTTCCCTGCAGGACCTGCACCTCTACGGAGGCGGTCACTTAGacctgcagcagcagcagccaatGGAGAGCTTCTTCGCGTGCAGCGATGGCGGCGGCATTGGGTCGTTGGGGAAGAAGAGGTCCAGCCAGTACGCTGGAGGCAAGAGCCCTATGATGTGGggtgacgatgacgacggcgacgaggatGACAAGGGCGACCAGCTACTTCAGATGGCGCCGCCGATGATGGACGACATGGACTCCATCGCTGGCGTGTACGAGGCGAAGCCGATGATGACCATGTCCGGCGACTCAACTGGGAGCAGAGGCTTCGACGGTGGCATGGGTTCCAAGCTCGAGAGGCCGTCCCCCCGGCGGCCGCACATGGGAGCCCAGAGGATGGGCAGCCCGTCGGTGATCTACGGGTAA
- the LOC123402046 gene encoding myb family transcription factor IPN2 isoform X1: MFSSKKATSSSAGAVVAVQGERGGAPMCVQGDSGLVLTTDPKPRLRWTVELHERFVDAVAQLGGPDKATPKTIMRVMGVKGLTLYHLKSHLQKFRLGKQPHKDFNDHAVKDAAAAMEMHRNAASSSGILGRNMNDRNVHMNEAIRMQMEVQRRLHEQLEVINQPRIKVQKHLQMRIEAQGKYMQSILEKAYQTLATGDVAASPTAGYKSLGSHAGVLDVCSIKDIGPASMGFPSLQDLHLYGGGHLDLQQQQPMESFFACSDGGGIGSLGKKRSSQYAGGKSPMMWGDDDDGDEDDKGDQLLQMAPPMMDDMDSIAGVYEAKPMMTMSGDSTGSRGFDGGMGSKLERPSPRRPHMGAQRMGSPSVIYG, encoded by the exons ATGTTCTCTTCCAAGAAGGCCACTAGCAGCAGCGCTGGCGCGGTGGTGGCGGTGCAGGGCGAGAGGGGCGGGGCGCCCATGTGCGTGCAGGGCGACTCGGGCCTCGTCCTCACCACCGATCCCAAACCACGCCTCCGGTGGACGGTGGAGCTCCATGAGCGCTTCGTCGACGCCGTCGCCCAGCTCGGCGGCCCCGACA AGGCGACGCCGAAGACTATCATGAGGGTCATGGGGGTCAAGGGGCTCACTCTCTACCACCTCAAGAGCCACCTTCAG aaattcAGGCTGGGAAAGCAGCCACACAAGGACTTCAACGATCATGCGGTCAAGGATG CTGCCGCAGCAATGGAGATGCATAGAAACGCGGCCTCTTCTTCAGGCATACTGGGGAGAAACATGAACGA CCGCAACGTGCACATGAACGAGGCCATCAGGATGCAAATGGAGGTTCAAAGGAGGCTACATGAGCAACTAGAGGTGATTAATCAACCAAGAATCAAA GTGCAGAAGCACCTCCAAATGAGGATTGAAGCCCAGGGAAAGTACATGCAGTCCATCCTGGAGAAAGCATACCAGACGCTTGCCACCGGGGACGTCGCGGCGAGCCCTACTGCCGGGTACAAATCCCTAGGCAGCCACGCCGGCGTCCTCGACGTGTGCTCCATAAAGGACATTGGCCCGGCTTCCATGGGCTTCCCTTCCCTGCAGGACCTGCACCTCTACGGAGGCGGTCACTTAGacctgcagcagcagcagccaatGGAGAGCTTCTTCGCGTGCAGCGATGGCGGCGGCATTGGGTCGTTGGGGAAGAAGAGGTCCAGCCAGTACGCTGGAGGCAAGAGCCCTATGATGTGGggtgacgatgacgacggcgacgaggatGACAAGGGCGACCAGCTACTTCAGATGGCGCCGCCGATGATGGACGACATGGACTCCATCGCTGGCGTGTACGAGGCGAAGCCGATGATGACCATGTCCGGCGACTCAACTGGGAGCAGAGGCTTCGACGGTGGCATGGGTTCCAAGCTCGAGAGGCCGTCCCCCCGGCGGCCGCACATGGGAGCCCAGAGGATGGGCAGCCCGTCGGTGATCTACGGGTAA